CGACGTCGAGCCGCAGACCGTCGAGGCGGTGCTCGTGATCGCCGCGGACTCCGTGTCCGCGTCGCGTCCGGGCGGGCGCGGCGAGAGCCTCGAGCACTACATCAAGCGGCTGGAGGCGCTCGAGGAGATCGCCGGGTCGAAGCGGGGCGTCGAGCGCGTCTACGCGATGCAGGCGGGCCGCGAGGTGCGCGTGATGGTGAAGCCGGAGGAGGTCGACGACGACACCGCCGCGCTGCTCAGCCACGAGATCGCGCGCGAGATCGAGGGGCAGCTCGAGTATCCCGGGCAGATCAAGGTGACGGTGATCCGGGAGTCGCGGGCGGTGGACGTGGCGCACTAGCGTTCGCGTCTCGTTACAAACTGCTTACATCAGACCAGAAGCTTCCAAACACAAGCTTCCGATAGTGAGAACCATGAAGGGTCGGGTCACCCTCCTCACAGTCCTCCTGATGCTCGCGTCGGGCGTCGCCGCCTACGGAGCCGGGGGCCTCACGGCGATGACGACGACGTGCAGCCATTGCGGCACGCTCGGGGCGGTGCGCGGCCACGGCGTCCTGCGGCAGACGGGCACGGGCGTCACCTACGGGACCGTCGGCCAGGGGACGATCGCGATGCTCGACCGCAGCAGCAACGGGGAGCAGAACTTCAGCGTGTCGGGCTGGGAGCACCGCTGGAAGAAGGGCGGCTTCACGTACTTCTCCGGCAAGGGCATGTCGTACCTCGCCTCGACGAGCTGGACGGTACGCATCAACGGGTCCTGGGGCATCTCGGCGACGACGCGGGCGAACGGGTGGGGGTACATCCAGGGCTCGGGCGGCTGGAGCCTCAACGGCCGCGGCGGCAGCTCGACGAGCCGCTGGCCGAGCTGGCCATCCGCCGGCCGGTCATTCTCGCTCTACTCCTGAAGCCGTCCCGCCCGACGGCTACCATGCAGGCCCATGGCTGAGAAGATCCTCATCGTCGAGGACGAGCGCAACATCGCGTCCTTCGTCTCGATGTACCTGAAGAACGCGAGGTACCAGGTCGAGATCGCCCGCGACGGCGGCGAGGCGCTGCTCAAGGCCGAGAACGTCAAGCCGGACCTGGTCGTGCTCGATCTGATGCTGCCGGACATCGACGGGCTCGAGGTCTGCCGCCAGATCCGCTCGACCTCGGACGTGCCGATCCTGATGCTGACCGCCCGCGACGACGACATCGACAAGATCGTCGGCCTCGAGGTGGGTGCGGACGACTACCTGACCAAGCCGTTCAATCCGCGCGAGCTGGTGGCCCGGATCAAGTCGATCCTGCGCCGCGCGACCCAGACCCAGAAGAGCGGCCGGCCGCCGGAGGCCGTCATGGAGCACGGCGCGATCAAGATCGACGCCGGTCGCCGCGAGGTGACCGTGAGCGGCGAGCAGGTGCAGCTCGCGCCGAAGGAGTTCGACCTGCTCTGGGAGCTGCTCGACCACCGCGGGCTGGTGTTGACGCGCGACCAGCTGCTCGAGCGGGTGTGGGGCTACACGTTTGCCGGCGATACGCGCACGGTGGACGTGCACGTGCGCCAGCTTCGCCGGAAGCTCGGCGACGAGTGCCCGGTCGCCACCGTCTGGGGCGTCGGGTACAAGGTCGCTGACGATGCTTCGGTCGCTTAGGACACGGCTCGCCCTTCTCTTCGCCGGGACGCTGCTGCTGGCGACGGTGATCGCCGGCGCCGCGTCGATCCGCCTCTACCAGTCCTACAACCGCGACCAGACCTCGCGCGAGCTGCGCAAGCAGGTCGTCGGCGCGGCCGACTACTTCAGCAAGGCCGCGGTCGGCTTCGGCGGGCACAATCGGCGGGCGCCCACCGGGTTCACGGTGGATCAGTTTCAGCACATCTGCAGCTGCAAGCTGCTGTGGGAGGGCCAGCTTCCGCCCTTCCCGACGAAGTCGAACCTGCTCGAGTTCGCCGGCAACGGCACCAAGCTCGACTGGAGACGGATGCACCAGGGCGAGGCGGAGACCTTCCAGTTCATCCCGCCCGACCAGTCGCGGACGTATCTGGGCGCGGCGGCACCGCTGACGGTCGACGGCCTGCCGCTGGGCGCGATCGTGATGGCCAAGCCGCTGGCCGACGTGAACAGCGCGTGGACGAAGGTGGCCGTTCGGGTCGCCGCGGGCACGGGCATCGGGCTGCTGGTCGCGTTCGTCCTGGCGACGCTCGTCGCGCGGCGCATCACCCGCCCGCTGAAGGAGATCGGCGCGGCCGCCGACCGGGTCGCGCGTGGCGACCTCGAGGTCAACGTCGCCGGCCGGGACACGGCCGACGACGAGCTGGGCCAGCTCGCACACCGCTTCCAGGGCATGGTCAACCGCCTGCGCGAGGTGGACGAGCTCGAGCGCAACTTCCTGATGCGCGTCACCCACGAGCTGCGCACGCCCGTCACGGCCATCTCCGGCCACGTGCAGGCGATGACCGAGGGCCTCGTCGGTCCCGAGGACTTGGATGCATCGCTCGGCGCCGTCGGCGAGGAGGTGCGCCGCATCGGGCGGCTGGTCGACGACCTGCTCGACCTCACGCGCCTCGAGGCGCACCAGTTCCGGCTGGTGCGCGAGGAGGTCGGCCTGGAGGCGCTGCTCGAGCAGGCCGCCTCGTCCTTCCGCGACCGTGCGCGGTCGAACGACGTCTCCTTCGATGCGCTGACCGCGGGCGCGCCGACGGTGCTCTCGGACGGCGACCGCGTACTGCAGATCGTGTCCAACCTGCTCGACAATGCGTTTCGCTGGACGCCGCGCAAGGGCACGGTAACGCTCAGCTATGCGGCGGCGAACGGCACCACGGCGATCCACATCTCGGACACCGGCCCCGGCATCCCCGCCGCGGACCAGGACGCGGTGTTCCACCCGTTCTACAGCCGGCGGGGCGAGGGCGGCACCGGTCTCGGCCTGTCCATCGGGCGCGAGCTGGCGCACGCGCTGGGCGGGCGCCTGACGGTGGACAGCGAGCCCGGTCAGGGGACGACCTTCACGCTGTCGCTGCCCTCGTCGCAGCTCAACGGCGACGGCCGGACGGCCTGATGCGCTACCGGCTGTGCGACACGGCGCAGGACGTCTCGGGCATCGCCGTGCACCTCGGCATCAGTGCCGAGCCGTTTGCCGACGAGGTGCCCTACGAGCTGTCGCTGCACGCCGGGGGCCTGCAGGTCGCGCACGTCGAGCGGGCCACGCTGACGCCGGCCGAGCTGTTCGCGCTCGGACATGCGCTGCTCGACGCGGCCGCCGACGGGTTCGGCCACTTCGTCCCCGCGGACGAGGTGTTCGGGCTCGACCTGGCGCCGCCCAGCGTCCCCGTCGCCATCGACGAGGTCGGCATCACCGCCTGGGTCGACGCGGGCCGTGCGGCCGGGCGGACCGCCACGCGCAGCGGGGTGGCCGTGCAGCTCGTCGTGGATGCGCCGGCACTGGCCATGGTGGCCGAGGCGGTCTGCGACGACGCCGCCCGCGTGCTCAGCCGCTGAGCCTCAGTCGCCGTCGGAGGCGACTGCGAGCTCGCCCTCGACCGACTCGACGGCCGGCCGCGCGTGCTCCTCGGGCACGTGCACGTACTTGCCGCCCCGGAACCACGACGCGACCGCAGCGATCAGACAGGCGGCGATGGCGAAGTCGAACGCCTCCCGCAGCCCCTCGGAGAACGGCTTCGAGATCAGCGTCGGGAAGTACTCGCGGCTGGTGAGGAACGCGGCGTGGTGCGCGCCGAGCTGTCCCAGCGAGCCGCGCAGCAGCTCGTGCATCGGGTTGTAGCCGAGGAACGACGCGAACAGCAGACCGACCGGCGGCAGCTGCGAGATGCGGTGGGCGTCCGCGGCGCTGACGCCCTGGGCGCGGAGGCCGGCGTCCATCGTCCCGGGCAGCGAGCCGGCGAGCCCGAGGATCATCAGGCTGAAGAAGATGCCGATCGACAGCACCATCGCGGAGTTCTGGAACGTCGTCATCATCCCGGCGCCGGCCCCGCGGCGATCGGGCGGCAGGCTGTTCATGATGCCCGCCTGGTTGGGCGACGCGAACAGCCCCATGCCGACGCCGACGAGCAGCAGCAGGCCGGCGAACTGCGGGTACGCGAAGTTCACGGGAAGCCGCTCGAACAGGTAGAAGGCGACGGCGGCGATCAGCATCCCGCCGGTCGCGAACGGTCGGGCGCCGAAGTGGTCGGAGAGCCAGCCGGACGCGGGGCCGGCGACGAGGAAGCCGACGGTGAGCGGCAGCATGTAGATGCCTGCCCAGAGCGGCGTCTCGGAAAAGCTGTAGCCGTGCAGCGGCAGCCAGATCCCCTGGAGCCAGATGATCAGCATGAACATCAGCCCGCCGCGGCCGAGCGAGGCCAGCAGCGTCGCCAGGTTGCCGAACGAGAACGGTCTCATCCGAAACAGGGAGAGGCGGAACATGGCGTCCTCGGTGCGCATCTCGATGACCGCGAACGCGGTGAGCAGCACGACGCCGGCCACCAGCGCCGCGACCACCTTCGGGCTCGTCCAGCCCATCGTGTGCCCGCCGTAGGGCTGGATGCCGTAGGTGATCGCGACCAGCACCGCGATCAGCCCGGAGGCGAACGTGACGTTGCCCCACCAGTCGATCCGCGCGGGCTGTCGGATGCCGCGCTCCTCGAGCTTGCGCCACGACCAGATCGTCCCGAACAGCCCGACCGGAACCGAGACCAGGAAGACGAGGCGCCAGCTGACGGGGCCGAGCAGCCCCCCGAGCACGAGGCCGATGAACGAGCCCGCGATCCCGGCGACGGCGTTCACGCCGAGCGCCGTCCCTCGCTGGTCGTGCGGGAAGGCGTCGGTGATGATCGCCGACGAGTTCGCGAACAGGAACGCGCCGCCGACACCCTGGCCGATGCGCATCGCGATCAGCCACAGGGCGCCGTGGCTGCCGGTCATCCACGTCACGGCGAGCAGCAGCGAGAACAGCGTGAACAACGCGAATCCCGTGGTGAACATGCGGACGCGGCCGTAGATGTCGCCGACGCGGCCGAAGCTGACGACGAGCACGGCGGTCGCGACCAGGAAGCCATGATCATCCACAGCAGGTAGCTGGAGTTGGCCGGCTCGAGCGGATTCAGGTGGATCCCGCGGAAGATGTCGGGCAGTGCGATCAGCACGATCGACGAGTTGATCGTCGCCATCAGGATGCCGATCGTCGTGTTCGAGAGCGCGACCCACTTGTAGCGCTCGGAGTGGGTGGCGGTCACGCGGGCTGCTCCATCTCGGCGAGCATCGAGCGCAACCGGCGCCGCTTGGCTGCCAGATCGTCCTCGAGCCGCTCCAGGTCGGTGAGCCGGGCTCGCACCAGTGAGATCTGGGTGTCGACGTGGTCGAGCCCCTCGCGGATGATCTGCGCGCGGGTGCCCTCGTCCGCGCTGGTCAGCTCCTGCCAGCGTTCGCGCAGCCGTGCGCGGGCATCCTCGGCGTCCATCCACTCACGCAGCTCGACGAGAGACAGGCCGAGCAGCGTGCGGACGTGCAACACGTCTCGCAGCCGCTGCTCGTCGTGGTCGTCGTAGATGCGGTGGCCGCCCTCCGGCCGGTCTCGACCGGGCAGCAGGCCCAGCTCCTCGTAGTAGCGCACGGCGCGCGGCGTGGTGCCCACGCGCCGGGCAAGCTCGCCGATCCGGAATGTCGTGGATGCCTCGATCACATTTCTAACCTTAACGGAAGATTCCACGGCGAACAAGGCCGCAAAACACCGCGGTGCGATACTGACGCATGCGTCACTATCACGACCCGATCGTCGCTCGCTCGGCCGGTCACTATGCTTCCGGACCATGGGCGACCAGCCGATGCACCGCCGCTACCACGTCCAGACCTTCGGGTGCCAGATGAACGTCCACGACTCGGAGCGGATGAAGGGCCTGCTGGAGTCGCTGGGACTGGGGGAGGCCGCCGATCCGGCCGACGCCGACCTGCTGCTGTTCAACACCTGCACCATCCGCGAGAAGGCGGACGACCGCTTCGTCGCCCACCTGATGGAGGCGCGTGCCGCAAAGCAGCGCGACCCCGACAAGGTGATCGTCGTGGGCGGCTGCTGGTCGGAGTCGATCAAGGACGAGCTGTTCGAGCGCTACCCGTTCGTCGACCTCGCGTTCGGCCCGGGCGCGATCCACAAGCTCGGGGACTACATCCGGGCCGGGGGCGATGTCCCCCCCGGGCACTTCTCGACGTTCGACGCCTTCGCCGGCCATCTGCCCGGGAAGCGCGAGCGCCGCCACCAGGCCTGGCTGCAGATCTCCCAGGGCTGCAACTCGCGGTGCAGCTACTGCATCGTGCCCAGCGTGCGAGGCCGCGAGCAGAGCCGCACCATGGACGACCTCGTCGGCGAGGCGACCGCCCTGGCGGCCGATGGCGTCCGCGAGCTGACCCTGCTCGGCCAGAACGTCAACTCCTGGGGTCGCGACCTCCCGCCCGCCGTCCGCGCCGGGTTCGGCGACCTGCTCCGGGCGCTCGACGCCGTCGAGGGCGTCGACCGGATCCGCTTCACCAGCCCGCATCCCAAGGACATGCGGGACGACGTGATCGCGGCGATCGCAGAGTGCGCCGCCGTCTGCGAGCACGTGCACCTCCCGCTCCAGTCCGGCTCGTCCCGCGTCCTCAAGGCGATGCGCCGCACGTACAACCGCGAGCGCTACCTCTCGCTGGTCGACCGGATCCGCAGCTCCGTACCGGGCATCGCGCTGACGACCGACATCATCGTGGGCTTCCCCGGCGAGACCGAGGGAGACTTCCAGGAGACGCTCGATGTCGTCGACGAGGTCGGCTACGACCACGCGTTCACCTTCGTCTACTCACCTCGCCGCGGCACGGAGGCGGCGACCATGGCCGATCAGGTGCCCGATGAGGTGAAGAGCGAGCGCATCGTCCGGCTCGTGGAGGCTGTTCAGCGGCATGCGGCCACCCGCAACGCCGCGCTCGTCGGCACCGTGCAGGAGGTGCTGGTCGAGGGGCCGAGCCGGACCGACCCGGACGTCCTGCGGGGCCGCACGAGAGGCAACAAGACGACGCTCTTCCGGGGCGACGCGCCGGAGGGCGATCTCGTCGCCGTCGAGATCGAGCGGGCGACCTCGCAGACGCTCTCCGGCCGCCAGGCCGCCGCCGTCGCGGCGTGACGCCGTGACGCGCGTGATCGCCGTGTTCGGGCCGACCGCGGCCGGGAAGACGGCAGCCGCGGTGCGGCTCGCGCACGCGCTCGGCGCCGAGATCGTCAACTGCGACGCGATGCAGCTCTACGCCGGACTGCCGGTCCTGACGAACCAGCCGTCCGAGCAGGAGCGGGACGGCGTGCCGCATCACCTGCTGGCGGTCTGGCCGCTTGGCCACGAGGGGTCGGTGGTTGAGTACGGCCGTCTCGCGCGCGAGGCGATCGCCGGCATCCGGTCGCGCGGGCACGACGCGGTGGTCGTCGGCGGCAGCGGCCTCTACCTGCGCGCCGCGCTCGCGCCGCTGGACGTCCCGCCGCAGCCGCGCCCCGGCGACCGCGAGCGGTTCGAGCGCCTCTACGACCGCGACGGAGCGCACGCGGCGCACGCGCTGCTCGAGCGCCGGGATCCCCGCGCGGCCGGCGTCGTGCACCGCAACGACCGGCGGCGGGTCGTGCGCGCGCTCGAGCTGACCGAGATCGGCGCCTCGCTTGCTCCGGAGTCGAGCTCTCTCTGGGCCCCCGCACACGGCGATTCGGTGGTGCTCGGCCTCGAGGTTGCGCCGGACGAGATCCGCCGAAGAATCGCCGAGCGCACGCGCAGCATGTTCGAGCGCGGGGTGGAGGACGAGGTGCGCGAAGCGCTCGGCGGCCCGGTCTCGCGGACCGCCGCGCGCATCCACGGGCTGCAGGATGTCGCCGCCCTGCTGGCCGGCGAGATCGACCGCGAAGAGGCGATCCGGCGGCTCGACGTGCGCACCCGCCGGTACGCGAAGCGCCAGCGGGCCTGGATGCGTCGGCTGCCCGGGCTGCGGCCGGTGGCGCCGGACGCGGTGGTGCCCGAGCGGGTGGCAGGGTGAGGGAGCGCGAGCACGATGCGGTACGCGAGGCGCGCGATGCCCTGGTCGTGATCGGCGCAGTCACGCCGCCGCTCGTGATCCTCTCGGTGCTCTTCGGGGTCGCGACCGACGAGCTCGACGAGTTCCTGCGCTGGATCGCAGGCACGCTCCTGATGGCGTCCGTGCTGCTCGTCTGCCTGGCCTCGGCGCTGCTCGTGGCGGACCGTCTCGCGCGCAGCTGGTGGAACGTCCGCCCGCATGCGCTTCGCCGCCTCCAGCTGATCCCGGGCAGCCTCGGGGTCGCGTTGCTGCTGGTCGCCGGATATCCGACCACGGAGCCCGTCATCATCGGGCTGAGCGTGGTCGCGCTGATCCTCGGCGCGCTGGTCGCCGCCGGGGCGGCGCTCGACCTGTGACCCATCCCATATCCTCCGGCGATGCGGTTCGAGAAGTGGCACGGCATCGGCAACGCCTACCTCGTGATCGAGCAGGCCGACCTTCCCGTCGAGCCGACCGCCGCGCGGGTCGAGCGGATCTGCCATGCGGACCTCGGCGCCGGCGGCGACGGCATCCTGCTGATCTCCGGCGACTCAGGCCGCCCGCGGGTGCGCATCTTCAACCCCGACGGCGGCGAGGCCGAGTTCTCCGGCAACGGCACGCGCATCGCCGCCGGATACCTGATGCAGCGCGACGGCGTCGACCGCGTCGACATGACCACAATCAAGGGCCCGATACGCGGAGAGCGCCACGGCGACGTGATCACGATCGACGCGGGCCGCGCCGCGCTCGAGTCGGGCGACCACCGGCCGGACGGCGGCCCGCCGCCGGCCGACCGGTACACGTTCGTGTCAATCGGGAACCCCCACTGCGTGATCGAGGTCGACGACCCCGAGCCGCTCGATCTGGCGGCCGTCGGGCGGCCGATCGAGCACCATGCCTGGTTCCCGAACCGCACGAACGTCGAGTTCTACCGACCGCTCTCCGAGCACGACATCCGCATGCGGGTCTGGGAGCGCGGCGCCGGCGAGACGCTGTCGTCGGGGAGCGGCTCGAGCGCGGCCGCCGTTGCCGCCGTCGTCAACGGCCGGGCGCGGTCGCCGGTGACGGTGCACCTGGACGGCGGTGACCTGACGATTGACGTCTCCGACGACCTCGACGTGCGCCTGACCGGCCCGGTCGAGCCGATCCTGCGCGGAACGTTCGACGGAGCGTTCCTCCGCTCGCTGGAGCAGCTGTGAGGATCGCGAAGCGCGTGACCCAGCTGCCGCCGTACCTGTTCGCCGAGCTGGAGCGGAAGATCGAGGAGAAGCGCAAGGCGGGGGTGGACGTGATCTCGCTCGGGATTGGGGATCCCGACCTGCCGACACCGGACGCCGTGGTCGCGGAGGGGCAGCGCCAGCTGGCGCGCCCCGACACCCACCAGTACCCCTCCAACAGGGGACGGCCGGCCTTCCGGGAGGCCGTCGCCGACTTCTACCGGCGACGGTTCGGGGTCGACCTCGACCCTGAGACCGAGGTGCTGCCCCTGCTCGGCGGCAAGGAGGGGATCGCGCACATCTGCTGGGCGATGCTCGACCCGGGTGACGTGTGCCTCGCGGCGGATCCCGGCTACCCGGTGTACACCTCGGGGCCGTTCCTCTGCGGAGCGGAAGCTGTGTTGATGCCGCTCAAAGCCGCAACCGGCTTCCAGCCGGACCTGGAGGCGATCACCGCCGAGCACCGGTCGCGCGCGAACCTGCTGTTCTGCAACTACCCGAACAACCCGACCGGCGCAGTCATCGAGGACGACTTCTTCGAGCGTCTGGCACGGTTCGGGCTCGAGCACGAGATCCCGGTCGTGCACGACAACGCGTACTCCGAGATCACCTTCGACGGCTACGTCGCACCGAGCTTCCTCCAGGCGCCTGGGGCAAAGGAGGCAGGCATCGAGATGTTCTCGCTGTCGAAGGCCTACAACATGACCGGCTGGCGCGTCGGTGCTGCGGTCGGCAATGCGGACATGATCCACGCGCTCTGGAAGCTGAAGACGAACATCGACTCCGGGATGTTCGACGCCGTCCAGATGGCCGGCGTGCGAGCGCTGGGGGAGGGCGGCTCGGTCGCGCGTGAGATGTGCGAGGTGTACCGCCGCCGCCGCGATCTCGCAGTATCGGCACTGCAGGCCGTCGGCATCGAGGTGGAGCCGCCGCGCGGCACGATGTACATCTGGGTGCCGGCCCCCGCGAGCCACACCTCCGTGTCGTTCACCGAGCTGGTGCTCGAGCAGGCCGGTGTGGTCGTCTCGCCCGGGTCGTCGTTCGGCCCGAACGGGGAAGGGTATGTCCGGCTCTCGCTCACGCTCCCGGATGCCCGGCTCCGCGAGGCCGTGGAGCGGATCGAGCGGCATCTCCGCGTGGCTGTCTGAGCGGCCCGGGACGGCCACACCCCGCCACCTATACTCATCGTATGCAGGCGACCTCCCAGAACGGCGCATCGCCGGGCGTCGCGCCCGAGCGCGGCATCATCATGCTCACGCTCCCACCCGGCGCGGACGCGGGACCGATGCTGCTCGAAATGGAGGAGCTGCTGCGCACTGCCGGTGTGGAGGCGGTCGCATCGATCGTGCAGCACCGTGCCGGCCCGCACCCGAGCACCTACCTCGGGCCTGGGAAGCTGGAGGAGCTCAAGGAGCTCGCCGAACGCCTGCACGCCGAGGTCGTGGTCTGCGACGACGAGCTCACCCCGAGGCAGCAGCGCCGGCTCGAGGACGAGCTGCAGTCGCGGGTGGTCGACCGCACCGCGGTGATCCTGGACATATTCGCGCAGCACGCGCACACAGCCGAGGGCAAGCTCCAGGTGGAGCTGGCCCAGCTCGAGTACAACCTCCAGCGCATGCGCGGGATGTGGCAGCACCTCGAGCGCCTCGGCGGCGGCATCGGTACCCGCGGCCCCGGCGAGTCGCAGCTCGAGTCCGATCGCCGGATGGCCAGGCGGCGCATCTCGCTGCTGCGCGGTCGGCTGCGCGACGTCGCCGCGCGGCGCGACGTGATGCGGCAGGAGCGGTCGCGAAACCAGACGCCGACGGTCTCGCTCGCCGGGTACACCAACGTCGGCAAGTCCACCCTCCTGAACGCCCTCACGGGAAGCGACGTGAGCGTCGACAACCGGTTGTTCGAGACGCTCGACCCGACCACGCGCGCCTTCCGCGAAGGCGGCAGGTCGTATCTCGTCACGGACACGGTCGGCTTCATCCGGAAGCTGCCACACGGGCTGGTCGAGGCGTTCGCAGCGACGCTCGAGGAGACGCTGGCGGGAGATCTGGTGCTGGTCGTGGCCGATGGGTCGGCGGACGAGGACGAGCTGTCCGGACAGCTGTCGAGCGTTGAGTCGGTGCTGGACGAGATCGAGGCCGAGGAGATTCCGCAGCTGCTCGTGCTGAACAAGATCGACATCGTCGACCCGCTCGGCCGCCGCCGCCTGCGGAACCGGTATCCCCAGGCGGCG
This sequence is a window from Gaiellales bacterium. Protein-coding genes within it:
- a CDS encoding HAMP domain-containing sensor histidine kinase produces the protein MLRSLRTRLALLFAGTLLLATVIAGAASIRLYQSYNRDQTSRELRKQVVGAADYFSKAAVGFGGHNRRAPTGFTVDQFQHICSCKLLWEGQLPPFPTKSNLLEFAGNGTKLDWRRMHQGEAETFQFIPPDQSRTYLGAAAPLTVDGLPLGAIVMAKPLADVNSAWTKVAVRVAAGTGIGLLVAFVLATLVARRITRPLKEIGAAADRVARGDLEVNVAGRDTADDELGQLAHRFQGMVNRLREVDELERNFLMRVTHELRTPVTAISGHVQAMTEGLVGPEDLDASLGAVGEEVRRIGRLVDDLLDLTRLEAHQFRLVREEVGLEALLEQAASSFRDRARSNDVSFDALTAGAPTVLSDGDRVLQIVSNLLDNAFRWTPRKGTVTLSYAAANGTTAIHISDTGPGIPAADQDAVFHPFYSRRGEGGTGLGLSIGRELAHALGGRLTVDSEPGQGTTFTLSLPSSQLNGDGRTA
- a CDS encoding LL-diaminopimelate aminotransferase encodes the protein MRIAKRVTQLPPYLFAELERKIEEKRKAGVDVISLGIGDPDLPTPDAVVAEGQRQLARPDTHQYPSNRGRPAFREAVADFYRRRFGVDLDPETEVLPLLGGKEGIAHICWAMLDPGDVCLAADPGYPVYTSGPFLCGAEAVLMPLKAATGFQPDLEAITAEHRSRANLLFCNYPNNPTGAVIEDDFFERLARFGLEHEIPVVHDNAYSEITFDGYVAPSFLQAPGAKEAGIEMFSLSKAYNMTGWRVGAAVGNADMIHALWKLKTNIDSGMFDAVQMAGVRALGEGGSVAREMCEVYRRRRDLAVSALQAVGIEVEPPRGTMYIWVPAPASHTSVSFTELVLEQAGVVVSPGSSFGPNGEGYVRLSLTLPDARLREAVERIERHLRVAV
- the dapF gene encoding diaminopimelate epimerase, coding for MRFEKWHGIGNAYLVIEQADLPVEPTAARVERICHADLGAGGDGILLISGDSGRPRVRIFNPDGGEAEFSGNGTRIAAGYLMQRDGVDRVDMTTIKGPIRGERHGDVITIDAGRAALESGDHRPDGGPPPADRYTFVSIGNPHCVIEVDDPEPLDLAAVGRPIEHHAWFPNRTNVEFYRPLSEHDIRMRVWERGAGETLSSGSGSSAAAVAAVVNGRARSPVTVHLDGGDLTIDVSDDLDVRLTGPVEPILRGTFDGAFLRSLEQL
- a CDS encoding MFS transporter, which gives rise to MDDHGFLVATAVLVVSFGRVGDIYGRVRMFTTGFALFTLFSLLLAVTWMTGSHGALWLIAMRIGQGVGGAFLFANSSAIITDAFPHDQRGTALGVNAVAGIAGSFIGLVLGGLLGPVSWRLVFLVSVPVGLFGTIWSWRKLEERGIRQPARIDWWGNVTFASGLIAVLVAITYGIQPYGGHTMGWTSPKVVAALVAGVVLLTAFAVIEMRTEDAMFRLSLFRMRPFSFGNLATLLASLGRGGLMFMLIIWLQGIWLPLHGYSFSETPLWAGIYMLPLTVGFLVAGPASGWLSDHFGARPFATGGMLIAAVAFYLFERLPVNFAYPQFAGLLLLVGVGMGLFASPNQAGIMNSLPPDRRGAGAGMMTTFQNSAMVLSIGIFFSLMILGLAGSLPGTMDAGLRAQGVSAADAHRISQLPPVGLLFASFLGYNPMHELLRGSLGQLGAHHAAFLTSREYFPTLISKPFSEGLREAFDFAIAACLIAAVASWFRGGKYVHVPEEHARPAVESVEGELAVASDGD
- a CDS encoding MerR family transcriptional regulator — encoded protein: MIEASTTFRIGELARRVGTTPRAVRYYEELGLLPGRDRPEGGHRIYDDHDEQRLRDVLHVRTLLGLSLVELREWMDAEDARARLRERWQELTSADEGTRAQIIREGLDHVDTQISLVRARLTDLERLEDDLAAKRRRLRSMLAEMEQPA
- the hflX gene encoding GTPase HflX, which gives rise to MQATSQNGASPGVAPERGIIMLTLPPGADAGPMLLEMEELLRTAGVEAVASIVQHRAGPHPSTYLGPGKLEELKELAERLHAEVVVCDDELTPRQQRRLEDELQSRVVDRTAVILDIFAQHAHTAEGKLQVELAQLEYNLQRMRGMWQHLERLGGGIGTRGPGESQLESDRRMARRRISLLRGRLRDVAARRDVMRQERSRNQTPTVSLAGYTNVGKSTLLNALTGSDVSVDNRLFETLDPTTRAFREGGRSYLVTDTVGFIRKLPHGLVEAFAATLEETLAGDLVLVVADGSADEDELSGQLSSVESVLDEIEAEEIPQLLVLNKIDIVDPLGRRRLRNRYPQAAQVSARTGEGLDELKQRVAEFFADRFVDVRLLLPHDRGAALSALYESGAPITAREDAADGVLVTARLPERLVSRFERYRADDR
- a CDS encoding response regulator transcription factor translates to MAEKILIVEDERNIASFVSMYLKNARYQVEIARDGGEALLKAENVKPDLVVLDLMLPDIDGLEVCRQIRSTSDVPILMLTARDDDIDKIVGLEVGADDYLTKPFNPRELVARIKSILRRATQTQKSGRPPEAVMEHGAIKIDAGRREVTVSGEQVQLAPKEFDLLWELLDHRGLVLTRDQLLERVWGYTFAGDTRTVDVHVRQLRRKLGDECPVATVWGVGYKVADDASVA
- the miaA gene encoding tRNA (adenosine(37)-N6)-dimethylallyltransferase MiaA, whose amino-acid sequence is MTRVIAVFGPTAAGKTAAAVRLAHALGAEIVNCDAMQLYAGLPVLTNQPSEQERDGVPHHLLAVWPLGHEGSVVEYGRLAREAIAGIRSRGHDAVVVGGSGLYLRAALAPLDVPPQPRPGDRERFERLYDRDGAHAAHALLERRDPRAAGVVHRNDRRRVVRALELTEIGASLAPESSSLWAPAHGDSVVLGLEVAPDEIRRRIAERTRSMFERGVEDEVREALGGPVSRTAARIHGLQDVAALLAGEIDREEAIRRLDVRTRRYAKRQRAWMRRLPGLRPVAPDAVVPERVAG
- the miaB gene encoding tRNA (N6-isopentenyl adenosine(37)-C2)-methylthiotransferase MiaB, which codes for MGDQPMHRRYHVQTFGCQMNVHDSERMKGLLESLGLGEAADPADADLLLFNTCTIREKADDRFVAHLMEARAAKQRDPDKVIVVGGCWSESIKDELFERYPFVDLAFGPGAIHKLGDYIRAGGDVPPGHFSTFDAFAGHLPGKRERRHQAWLQISQGCNSRCSYCIVPSVRGREQSRTMDDLVGEATALAADGVRELTLLGQNVNSWGRDLPPAVRAGFGDLLRALDAVEGVDRIRFTSPHPKDMRDDVIAAIAECAAVCEHVHLPLQSGSSRVLKAMRRTYNRERYLSLVDRIRSSVPGIALTTDIIVGFPGETEGDFQETLDVVDEVGYDHAFTFVYSPRRGTEAATMADQVPDEVKSERIVRLVEAVQRHAATRNAALVGTVQEVLVEGPSRTDPDVLRGRTRGNKTTLFRGDAPEGDLVAVEIERATSQTLSGRQAAAVAA